From the Opitutia bacterium genome, one window contains:
- a CDS encoding autotransporter-associated beta strand repeat-containing protein, protein MHPSPRASLRPLQHALSLGLATLLIPAVEAQVQITSTVTVPTDQSSPWDIGNDLYVGFIFTDGTLNIQSGSAVTNTYGYIGYAANGTVNVDGAGSTWTNLNELRLGNYYSSIGQLNLTGGATASADLTVFGTASSNSQGKISIDGPGSSFTTGYFYLGESGSGSLSVTGGGTFATTVTWTSNHVGHNAGSSGAITVSGTGSTFTNASDLFLGSSATGTMTVADGAHASSARYTYLGYQNDGTGTLTVNGTDAVYTAHDYIWNGYNGNGTLIVKDGGAINFDSGSTQRVIQLGVNSGSSGTLKIGDGGAAGTIAAAIAGGSGTGQVVFNHTGAVGGGTYIFASTIEGGIDVVHRGPGATSLTGANTYTGSTTIEDGTLLANNTTGSAFGSGSVTVQAGATLGGSGFIDGPTTLESGAHLAPGNSPGTLSFTNGLTLNDGAVLDFQLGTTSDLIRVSGGTLTGSASAGGITLNLSNAGGFTAASYTLFDFSGATTSSFTASDFILGSTVSGYTYSLALVGSTLQLTAVPEPATTAALLGAAALSLAAYRRQRRASVQSRAA, encoded by the coding sequence ATGCATCCGTCTCCGCGCGCTTCACTCCGTCCGCTCCAGCACGCTCTCTCGCTCGGTCTCGCCACGTTGCTCATCCCGGCCGTCGAAGCGCAGGTTCAAATCACCAGCACCGTCACTGTGCCCACCGACCAGTCCTCGCCTTGGGACATCGGCAACGATCTCTACGTCGGATTCATCTTCACGGACGGCACGCTGAACATCCAGAGCGGCAGCGCGGTCACTAACACCTACGGCTACATCGGCTACGCCGCGAATGGCACCGTCAACGTCGACGGCGCCGGCTCGACTTGGACGAACCTCAACGAACTCAGATTGGGCAACTACTACTCTAGCATCGGTCAGCTCAACCTCACCGGCGGCGCCACCGCCTCCGCGGACTTGACGGTTTTCGGCACCGCCTCAAGTAACTCGCAGGGCAAAATCTCGATCGACGGCCCCGGTTCGTCGTTCACCACCGGCTACTTCTACCTCGGTGAGTCTGGCTCCGGCTCACTCTCCGTCACCGGCGGTGGCACGTTCGCCACCACTGTCACCTGGACGTCGAACCACGTCGGCCATAACGCGGGTTCTAGCGGCGCGATCACTGTCAGCGGCACCGGCTCCACCTTCACCAACGCCAGCGACCTCTTCCTCGGCTCCAGCGCCACCGGCACGATGACCGTCGCCGACGGCGCCCACGCCAGCAGCGCCCGCTACACCTATCTCGGCTACCAAAACGACGGCACCGGCACACTCACGGTCAACGGCACCGATGCGGTCTACACGGCCCACGACTACATCTGGAACGGATACAACGGCAACGGCACCCTCATCGTGAAAGACGGCGGCGCGATCAATTTCGACTCGGGCTCCACGCAGCGCGTCATCCAACTCGGCGTCAACAGCGGCAGCTCCGGCACGCTCAAGATCGGCGACGGCGGAGCCGCCGGCACCATCGCAGCCGCCATTGCCGGTGGCTCCGGCACCGGGCAAGTGGTTTTCAACCACACCGGAGCGGTCGGCGGCGGCACCTACATCTTCGCCTCGACGATCGAGGGAGGAATCGACGTCGTCCATCGCGGTCCGGGCGCCACGTCCCTCACCGGCGCCAACACCTACACCGGCAGCACCACGATCGAGGACGGCACGCTGCTCGCCAACAACACCACCGGCTCGGCCTTCGGCTCCGGCAGCGTCACCGTCCAAGCGGGCGCCACGCTCGGCGGTAGCGGTTTCATCGACGGTCCCACCACGCTCGAGTCCGGCGCCCACCTCGCGCCCGGCAACTCGCCCGGCACGCTCTCGTTCACCAACGGCCTCACGCTCAACGATGGCGCCGTGCTCGATTTCCAACTCGGCACCACCAGCGACCTCATTCGCGTCAGCGGCGGCACTCTGACCGGCTCCGCCTCCGCCGGCGGCATCACGCTCAACCTCAGCAACGCCGGCGGCTTCACCGCCGCCAGCTACACGCTCTTCGATTTCTCCGGCGCCACCACCAGCAGCTTCACCGCCAGCGACTTCATTCTCGGTTCCACGGTCAGCGGCTACACCTACTCGCTCGCCCTCGTCGGCTCCACGCTCCAACTCACCGCCGTCCCCGAGCCCGCCACCACCGCCGCCCTCCTCGGTGCCGCCGCTCTGAGCCTGGCCGCCTACCGCCGTCAGCGCCGCGCGTCGGTCCAGTCGCGCGCCGCCTGA
- a CDS encoding CPBP family intramembrane metalloprotease: MMLACAFLAVAVAALWLPGVWFGRPAWQWITVAALGVSWWAGALDATGACVAVVWFWAAHLWASDGGAPRGRRGLEAGIVLVAAVALMTHGMPGFANPRVIGPVRFTPDAVPFSLYVNFDKTLIALALLGLAHARVGSAREGRSVLGEVAKIAPLTIAVVLAGSFALGYVRWAPKLPAEAPLWLAVNLLFTCTAEEALFRGFVQGGLRRAWAQRRGGNWLALAVGAVTFGLAHAAGGWKYVALATVAGAGYGWVYERTQRVEASVLAHWSLNALHFFLFTYPALAR; the protein is encoded by the coding sequence ATGATGTTGGCGTGCGCGTTCCTGGCAGTGGCGGTGGCGGCGTTGTGGCTACCGGGCGTGTGGTTCGGCCGGCCGGCGTGGCAGTGGATCACGGTGGCCGCGCTCGGTGTGTCGTGGTGGGCGGGCGCGCTCGACGCGACCGGCGCGTGCGTGGCCGTCGTGTGGTTCTGGGCCGCGCACTTGTGGGCGAGCGATGGCGGCGCGCCGCGCGGTCGGCGGGGACTGGAGGCAGGCATCGTGCTGGTGGCGGCGGTGGCGTTGATGACGCACGGAATGCCGGGCTTCGCGAATCCGCGCGTGATCGGGCCGGTGCGGTTCACGCCGGATGCGGTGCCGTTTTCGCTCTATGTGAATTTCGACAAGACACTGATCGCGCTCGCGCTGCTCGGGCTGGCGCACGCGCGCGTGGGCTCGGCGCGCGAGGGGCGCAGCGTGCTGGGCGAGGTCGCGAAGATTGCACCGCTGACGATTGCGGTCGTGTTGGCAGGATCGTTCGCGCTCGGCTACGTGCGCTGGGCGCCGAAGCTGCCGGCGGAGGCGCCGCTGTGGCTGGCGGTGAATTTGCTGTTCACGTGCACGGCGGAGGAGGCGCTGTTCCGCGGGTTCGTGCAAGGCGGGTTGCGGCGAGCGTGGGCGCAGCGGCGCGGCGGCAACTGGCTCGCGCTGGCGGTCGGCGCGGTGACGTTCGGCCTCGCGCACGCGGCGGGCGGTTGGAAATACGTGGCGCTCGCGACGGTGGCGGGCGCGGGCTATGGCTGGGTTTACGAGCGGACGCAGCGCGTCGAGGCGAGCGTGCTCGCGCACTGGTCGCTGAACGCGCTGCACTTTTTCCTGTTCACCTATCCGGCGCTGGCGCGGTGA